CGACGAGTACGCCGCGAAGGGGATCCTCGCGCCGCGCGCCGTCTTCCAGTTCTTCCGCGCGCGCCGCGACGGCCGGACGATCGTCCTCGCGCGGGAGGACGGCGCCGAGGCGGCGCGCCTGACGTTCCCGCGTCAGGCGGACCGCGGACGGCTCTGCGTCGCCGACTGGGTCGAGCCCGCCGAGGGGCGGCCCGACGCGGTCGCCCTCTTCGTCGCGACCGCCGGGACCGGCGTGCGCGAGGAGGCGGCGCGGCTGACCGCGGCGGGCGAATACCTCAAGGCCCACGCGCTCGCGGCCTGCGCGCTGGAATTGGCGGAAGGGACGGCGGAGCGGCTGCACGCGCACCTGCGCGCGCTGTGGGGCATTCCGGACCCGCCCGACATGACGCCGCTGCGGATCTTCCGCGCCGAATACCGCGGGCTGCGCGTGTCGTTCGGCTATCCCGCCTGCCCGGCGCTGGAGAACCAGCGGATCCTCTTCGACCTGCTGCGCCCGGAGGAGATCGGCGTGCGCCTGACCGACGGCCTGATGATGGACCCCGAGGCGTCGGTCTCGGCGCTCGTCTTCCACCACCCCGCGGCGCGCTACTTCTCCGCCGGCGCGGCCGACTGAACGCCGGCGCCGCGCGGCGGCCCGAAAAGAGAACGGGCGCCCTCGAGGGGCGCCCGTTCCGGCGATTGCTTGAGCGGTCGGTCAGCGGCGACCGGCCGAGAAGCAGTCACGGCAGAGGACCGGACGGCCGGCCGTCGGCTTGAACGGCACGGTGTCTTCCTTGCCGCACTGCTGGCAGACGATCGGGTGACGAACGCGGTCGCCGCCGCGGGGCGCGCCGGCGCCGCCGCCCTGAGCCTTGCGGGCGGCGCGGCACTCGCGGCACCGCTTCGGAGTGGACATCCCGCGCTCGGCGAAGAACGCCTGATCGCGCTCGCTGAAGGTGAAGTCGCTACCGCAGTCCACGCAGGTGATGGTCATGTCGGGCATAAAGCGTTCCCTCGGACGATTGGGCCGTGCGCGCGCGGACGCGCAAAGCGACGGACGTGATGGCGCGGCGGGACGAATCCTCCGGGACTGCAAGTGCGCAAACCCCGTTCGGACCTTTCCGCGCAGGCCCGAACGCGGCGCCTTAAAGCGCGACAACGGGAGTATTGAATCCCACAAAAGAGGGCGGCGTCAATGGGGACGGCGCAGAAATCGCGCCGTGGCGACAGATCCGCCGCCGTTCGGGCGGCGGGTCCGTCCGTCGATCGGGAAGAGCCTTGCCCTGGATCGACAGCCGGCCGCGGGGCGGCGCAAAATCGATATTCCCCTCGAAGGAGAGTCCCCATGCGTCAGGCGGTGGCCGTTCTGGCCGTTTTCGCCGCGCTTCTCGCCACTGTCTCGGTCGCCCTCGCCGCCGGTCCGGCCTACGCGGGCTGGGGCGGGCTGCGCCCGGGGCCGTACGCCGTCGGCTTCCAGCCGATTCTGGCGCGGGACCAGTCGCGCACGTTCGATTCGCCGCGCGACGCCGACGGCGCGCCGAACCAGCGCGAGGTCGCGCGGCCGGTCCAGATCCTCGTCTGGTACCCGGCGTCGCCGGCCGCGGAGGCGGCCCACGTTCCGTTCGCCGACTACGTCGCCCTGTCCGCGCGCGAGATCGACTTCGGGCCGCTCGACGACGCCGCGCGCGCCGCGAAGCTCGAGGCGTTCGTCGCCCTCCCCGCGGCGCAAGGGATTCCGGCCGACACGGTGCGCGCCCTCCTCGCCGCGCCGACCGCGGCGATCGCCGCGGCGCCGCGCGCCGAGGGGACCTTCCCGCTCGTCCTCTACGCCGCCGGCCTGAGCGGCTCGGCCTTCGAGAACTCGATCCTCTGCGAGTACCTGGCCAGCCACGGCTACGTCGTCGCCGCTGTGCCGTCGATCGGGGCCGAGGGCCGGGCGATGACCCCGGACATGATCGGGGCGGAGGCGCAGACGCGCGACATGGCGTTCGCCCTCGCCACGCTGCGCGACTATCCCTACGCCGACGCGCGCGACGTCGCCGTCGTCGGCTACAGCTTCGGCGGCCTGGCCGACGTGATGCTCGCGACGCGCGACACGCGGGTCGCCGCGCTCGTCTCGCTCGACGGATCGATCCTCCATCTCGACGCCGCGGAGCGCGCCGACGCGCGCCTCGACCCGAACCGGCTGCGCGTCCCGTCGCTGTTCTTCGTCGGCGCGGGGAGCGAGCGCCCCGACTTCGACCCGGCGTTCTTCCGCGCCCTCAAGTACTCCGACGCGCGCCTGCTGCGCCTGCCGCGGATGGAGCACCGCGACTTCACCTCGCAGCACGTGGTGCTCTTCGAGCTGCTTCCCGCCGACCAGCGCGGGACCCGGGGCGGCGATCCGCGCCTCGGCTTCGAAACCGCCGCGCAGTACGCGCGCCGCTTCCTCGACGCGACGCTCAAGGGAAACGCCGAGGCGCGCGCGTTCATCGACGGATCGCCGGACGGCCTCGGGCTTCCCGCGGGGTTCGCGCGGCTCGAGAGCCGGCGCGCCGTTCCCGCCCCGCCGACCGAAGGGCAGTTCCTCGACCTTCTGGAGCGCGGCGGCGTCCAGCGGGCTCGGGAAGCGCTGCGCAAGGTCAAGATCGTCGATCCGCAGTGGCAGGTCTTCCGCGAGGCGACGATGGAGGCGCTCGGGCGGGCGCTGCTCGCCGAGAACCGCGTCGCCGAAGCGGCGGAGGCCTTCCGCCTCAACGTCGAGGCGTATCCCGATTCGGCCGACGCCGCGGCGAGCCTCGGCGAGGCGCTGGCCCGCGCGGGAAAGGCGAAGGAGGCGGAGGAGGCGTACCGCAGCGCGTTGGTGCTGCTCCGCCGCGACGAGCGGACGCCGGCGGCCTACAAGGAGCAGTTCCGGCGGCGGCTGCTCGACGCGATCGCCAAGCTGAAGTGACGCGGCCGGGGGGCGTTCCGCTTCGGGACGCCCCCGCGGCATCCGCGGCCGGGGCCCGGCCCGTACGCGTCCCGGTTCCCGTCTCCGCGCGCGTTCCCGTCACTGTTCCCATCCCCGTTCGCGTTCCCCGTTCCGCTCCCGTCACTGTTCCCATCTCCGTTCGCGTTCCCCTTTCCGCTCCCGTCCCTGTTCCTGTGCCCGTGCCCGTTCAGAGCTAAGCTGTCGAACCATGAACAGGGCTCTCCGCGCCGCCTTCCTCCCGTTCGCCGCGTTCGTCGCTTGCGCCGCGCTTCCCGCGCGCGCCGCCGTTCCCGTCGCCGCTCCGGCCGAATGCCGCGTCGTCGATCTCGGCGCGCTCGACGACGCCGCCTTCGCGCGGCTCGTCCGGCTGCGGTTCGACGTCGAGCGGAACGGCCGGCGCGAGGCGATCGCCTACGTGACCCCGGCGCAGGAGGACAAGCTCGAGGCGCTCGGCTTCGCGTGGACCGAGACCGGCCTCTGCGCCGGCGCCGCGCCGGCGGCGACGACGGAGGCCGCCGCAGCGACCTACCACACCTACGACACGCTGACCTCCGACCTGCAGGCGCTCGCCGCGGCGCACCCGGACATCGTGCGTCTCTCGTCGGCCGGCGCGACGACGCAGGGGCGGCGGATGTGGTGGGTGCGGATCGGCCTGCCGGCCGATTCCCGCGGCGACCACCCCGTCGTCCGCTACCTCTCCTCGATCCACGGCGACGAGCTGGTCGGGATGGAGCTGCTGATCCGGCTCGCCCACTGGCTGGCCGAGGGATACGCGGGCGACGCGCGCGCGCGGAACATCGTCGAGAACGTCGAGACGTGGATCATGCCGCTCGTCAATCCCGACGGCGCGGCGCTCGGCCAGCGCTGGAACGCCGCCGGCGTCGACCTCAACCGCACCTTCCCCGATGAGTACGACGACCCGCGCGACGTCGCGACCGACCGGCCGGCCGAGACGGCCAACCTGATGAACTGGCAGGCCGGCCGCGCGGGAACGCTCTCCGCGAATCTCCACGGCGGCTCGCTGGTCTACAACTACCCCTACGACAACAACGCCGCCGGCGCGTCGGTCTACAGCGCCGCCCCCGACGACGACACGTTCATCACGCTAGCCTACGACTACGCCGTGCACAACGGGCCGATGTTCTCGAGCCCGGAGTTCCACCAGGGGATGACGAACGGCGCCGCATGGTACGCGGTCTCCGGCGGGATGCAGGACTGGCTCTACCACTACCGCGGCGAGATGGCGGCGACGATCGAGCTCTCGAACACCAAGATGCCGGCGGCCTCGACGCTCGACCAGTACTGGAGCGACAACCGCGAGTCGTTGCTCGCGCACCTCGAGCGCGCGCTGACCGGCGTGCGCGGCCTCGCGACCGACGCCGTCACGGGAGCGCCGGTGGCGGCGACTATCCGGGTGCGCGGCCGCGCCGAGCCGTTCCGCTCCGACGCCGCGGTCGGCGACTTCCATCGTCCGCTCGTCGCCGGCGCGGCGTTCAATCTCGACCTCTCGGCGCCCGGCTACGCCGCCGCGTCGGCGCCGTTCAGCGTCGCCGACGCGCGCGGCCCGGCGACGCGGGTGAATGTCGCGCTGACGCCGCTGCCGCCGAACGTCGCCGCCGTCGGCGCGCGCGCCGCCGACGACGACGGCGTCCTCGCCGCGGGCGAAGCGACGACGCTCGCCGTGACGGTGCGCGAGGACGGCGGGCCGCTCGCCGGCCTGTCGGGCACGCTCGAGTCGCTCGACCCGTGGCTCGCCGCGGAGAGCGCCGGCGGAACGTGGCCCGCGCTGCGCCCCGGCGCGGCGACCGAATCGAACGCGCCCCATTTCGCCGTTTCCGTGCCGGCGGGCGCGCCGTCCGGGCACAAGGTCGCCGCGCGCGTGGCGTGGACGGCGCCGGACGGAACGCGCGGCGCGACGGCGCCGTTCTTCGTGCCGCTCGGCGCCGCGGGATCGCTGACCGCCGCGGCCTCGGGCCTGCCGGCCGCGATTCCCGACGTCGGATCGGTGCAGCGCTCGGTCGTCGTCGCCGCCGACGAAGAGATCGCGTCGGTCGCCGTCGCCGTGACGATCACGCACCCCTATCCCTCCGACCTCCGCCTCACCCTCGTCGCGCCGGGTGGGCAGTCGTACGTCCTCGCGGAACGGCCGTGGTGGGGTTCGGGCGTGGACGCCGTCTTCGGCGTCGATCGCGCGCCGCTCGACTCG
This window of the bacterium genome carries:
- a CDS encoding zinc-ribbon domain containing protein translates to MPDMTITCVDCGSDFTFSERDQAFFAERGMSTPKRCRECRAARKAQGGGAGAPRGGDRVRHPIVCQQCGKEDTVPFKPTAGRPVLCRDCFSAGRR
- a CDS encoding alpha/beta hydrolase, which encodes MRQAVAVLAVFAALLATVSVALAAGPAYAGWGGLRPGPYAVGFQPILARDQSRTFDSPRDADGAPNQREVARPVQILVWYPASPAAEAAHVPFADYVALSAREIDFGPLDDAARAAKLEAFVALPAAQGIPADTVRALLAAPTAAIAAAPRAEGTFPLVLYAAGLSGSAFENSILCEYLASHGYVVAAVPSIGAEGRAMTPDMIGAEAQTRDMAFALATLRDYPYADARDVAVVGYSFGGLADVMLATRDTRVAALVSLDGSILHLDAAERADARLDPNRLRVPSLFFVGAGSERPDFDPAFFRALKYSDARLLRLPRMEHRDFTSQHVVLFELLPADQRGTRGGDPRLGFETAAQYARRFLDATLKGNAEARAFIDGSPDGLGLPAGFARLESRRAVPAPPTEGQFLDLLERGGVQRAREALRKVKIVDPQWQVFREATMEALGRALLAENRVAEAAEAFRLNVEAYPDSADAAASLGEALARAGKAKEAEEAYRSALVLLRRDERTPAAYKEQFRRRLLDAIAKLK
- a CDS encoding proprotein convertase P-domain-containing protein, encoding MNRALRAAFLPFAAFVACAALPARAAVPVAAPAECRVVDLGALDDAAFARLVRLRFDVERNGRREAIAYVTPAQEDKLEALGFAWTETGLCAGAAPAATTEAAAATYHTYDTLTSDLQALAAAHPDIVRLSSAGATTQGRRMWWVRIGLPADSRGDHPVVRYLSSIHGDELVGMELLIRLAHWLAEGYAGDARARNIVENVETWIMPLVNPDGAALGQRWNAAGVDLNRTFPDEYDDPRDVATDRPAETANLMNWQAGRAGTLSANLHGGSLVYNYPYDNNAAGASVYSAAPDDDTFITLAYDYAVHNGPMFSSPEFHQGMTNGAAWYAVSGGMQDWLYHYRGEMAATIELSNTKMPAASTLDQYWSDNRESLLAHLERALTGVRGLATDAVTGAPVAATIRVRGRAEPFRSDAAVGDFHRPLVAGAAFNLDLSAPGYAAASAPFSVADARGPATRVNVALTPLPPNVAAVGARAADDDGVLAAGEATTLAVTVREDGGPLAGLSGTLESLDPWLAAESAGGTWPALRPGAATESNAPHFAVSVPAGAPSGHKVAARVAWTAPDGTRGATAPFFVPLGAAGSLTAAASGLPAAIPDVGSVQRSVVVAADEEIASVAVAVTITHPYPSDLRLTLVAPGGQSYVLAERPWWGSGVDAVFGVDRAPLDSLAPLVGTSCEGTWTLRVEDLEYGNTGSLTKFELRLTTRPFESPIAAVPHLDVAKNGAGAAAFSWWPVGGATRYVVRRAASPASAADFADITASDADPTDTSFVDAANPAAGSAFFYVVNAVGHSGEGTWGHFLR